The genomic interval CTTCTAAAATAAGATGATGAGTATTACGGAGCCATTTCCAAGAATctctaaataaaggaaaaagcttGTTCTCTGAGAATTAAAACTTTAAATCAATACATAACACAAAGGGCCGAGAAATGCCAAAGGTTTCTGGTCTGGGCAGCTTTGGCAGTGGTTTCATGAACTATATTCTCAAAGCCAGCGGAGGTGTGCCCACCAGCTACAACAGGAAACGTGAAAATACGGAAAGATGACTTGTCCCGAGGCCACCCATAGTCAGGGATTTCAAGTACTGGACATCCAGCATAAGCCGCCCCTGTGGAGGGTGACTCGGTCCCAAGTAACCATCTGACTCATCCACCTAGGTCCGTGCTCGCTACACCACCTTCTGATGGTCATTTTGCTTCCCGCAAGGGCGACCCGCGAGAGAGAGCTCCAGCCACACAGACGCTGGGCACGGAGGCTCCAACAGGAGCCAGTGTTCAATGCAATGTAGCAAACTGGACATTCTAGCTATAGTGTAGCTTTTCAGGTAAATCTACTGCGTAAGTGAGTTAGCGCACTTTTGGGAGGGGGAGGCTCTCACTTAGTAGGATTCTCAAAAGGGTCTTTAATCTTAAAATAAGAACCAGAGGCCTATAGGAAGAGAATAATTTAGTCAGGAGGACTTGGCTGATTATGTGAGTTTCACAATAAGAGACAGATGCTTAGTACAGTGACATAATAAAATCTAGTTTCTGGGTCTGGAAGGCTGAAAGCTACTCCCTgcaccacagtcaagatactaGTATCTAAGGAGAAAACCAATTGTcctcaaatacataaaatatacctCTCAATGTGTCCACATGGATGTATCtggagtaattttttttcctttttaaaatttctacctaTTACcaagaataattataaaaactaaaaagagttaatacatataaaactataaaacactatcTACAAATCTTAGTGGGGTTTTCTTAAACTCTAAGTAAATGACCATCTACtgtaaaaacatgaaataaatgacaaattacaatttttttgaaTCTGTACCCTAATGAAAAAGAACAGTACTGCTGTCTTACACATAGAAATAATCCTATCAATAATAAGGAATACTTTCTTTCTAAAGGCTATTTGTGCTTCCAACGTGGACTTTTCAGTTCAAAATTAGGCTATGAGCACAGGAGAATGAAGACACAGAAAACTCTACCTGCTAAACGGAgaggaaaaatttatttatttattttttttgagacggagtctccctctgtcacccaggctggagtgcagtggtgccatctgggctcattgcaagctctgcctcctgtgttcacactattctcctgccttagcctcccaagtagctgggactacaggtgcccgccaccacccctggctaatttttttgctttttttagtgtagatgaggtttcaccgtgttagccaggatggtctcaatctcctgacctcgtgatccacctgcctcagcctcccaaagtgctgggattacaggcgtgagccactgcgcccagcctgttttctaCTTATCTTAGTGGCTTTGGCTTTAGTTGTGTAATGTAGCCACTTACATAGTAATAGTCACTCCTTGGGCTGTGTTAGGATTCTGTTACATTGAGATTATCAGATAAAACATCTTGCAAAATTCTTTCTACCACTGGATGGCAGTTAGTAGCCTACCTATTTGATTTGGAGGTTGGGGGTTGGGGAATTTCTAGATCCTGTAAGAAAGTTAACTGCATGTTAAAATGCCTCAGCATAATGACTTCAATGGCTGATATGACTTCACGCTGTTGGTAAAATGGATTAGAGTCAAAAGGTTTTTGATAGGAGTTTCTATTTCAGCTTCATTACAGAGCAAGCCATGTGGCCGCCAGTTTTTGGTATTCTTGAAAGAGATGctcagatttgtatttttagtatctgAATGAGAAGCatacattttaatttgtctttagtCTATcactagtgatttttttttatttccagcaaATTATTTGCAGTCACTATTCTTTGTGCTTCCTTATTTTAGTTactttgccttttccagttttAAACAGAAGAGCACTAGAACGAAATATCTAGCTAATTTAAATGAAACACTGGGTTTGCAGTTTCCTACCTATTACAGGAGAGTCTCAGAAAATGGAACATTCTGCCCAGGGGAGATTTTGCTTCTTTGAGATGGCAAGAGGCAAACATTTTGTTATGTTGACACATTATTCAGTTAACCAACCAATGAGTGCAAATCCTGGAAACGCTGACTATTTATCCAGAAGGTATAGCTGCTTTAGTTTACTGAAATGTTTTGCTGAGCTAGTGTAGCTGATAATGGGCCCTATTGGGAGTAGTAGACTGTGACCCACAGACTCCCTGTGCAGGCCCAGTTAAAAAAGGAGCATTTAGATGTGCAGGCCAGTTGTTTTACATCACATtggaaaagaaatgcttttatgATACCGTTTATGACATTAACTCAGTACATAGTTGTAGAGCCATTTctatgagccaggcacgggatactATGACAAACCCAGCCACAGCCCCTTCCTTCATGGAGTTTATAGACTAGTGTGAAATGCACAGAGTCGAGCTAGTAACTagcaaaaaactaaacaaaagagaaactaGTAACTGAACCAAAATCGGGCAAAGAGCCTGAATAGATTTTTTGGCAAAGAAGACATAAGACTGACTCTATCTTTACAGAAACGTGGTTAACATTACTACTTCTGCAAAAAGTGGAAATCAAAACCATACAAAGCATCTCTTATTTGAAatgaatatgagaaataaaaatacacaaaagctaGTGTGAATTTCCAGGAAAAAAGAAGTGTTCATGGGAGGGTCAATTACTATAtacactatggaaagcagttgcagattcctcaaaaatctCAAAGTCCAATACTATATGATCTATTCATCCTACTACTAGCTATACAGTCAAAGCACATCGGTATTTTGAAGAGACATCTGCCTTTCCATGTCTATtccatcactattcacaatagctaggATGATGGAAGCCACCTACCTGTTCACCCacagatgaaaggataaagaaaatgtagtacatatatacaatgataTACCCGTCAgccataagagaaaaaaaatgcaattgtcATTTAGGGCAACACCAAGGAACCTAGAAAACAATCTGttaaataagccaagcacagaaagacagacactGCATGACCTCGCTTATGTTGAATCCAAAAACTTAACCTTCAAGAAGCAGAAAGTACAGGAGTGGTTTCCTGAGGCTGGGGAAGCAGGGGAGGATAGGAGGGACTCGTTATGAAAACAAAGTTACAGTTAGTTGGGAGGAACACATTCTAGTGTCCTGTTCCACAGCTGGGTGACTCTGGTtacaatattgtatttttcaaaaaaaaaaaaagctagaagggACAATTTTGAGTGTTCTCACCACAGAGAAATGACACCTGTAGGAGGGAATAGTTATGCTAagtaccctgatttgatcatcaccaaaaatacacatgtatcaaaatgtcCCAGATGAGGCTGGGCGAGGTgactcatgtgtgtaatcccagcactttgggaggctgaggtggtcggattgcttgaggccagaagttcgagaccagcctggccaacatggcaaaaccccatctccactaaaaaatacaaaaattagctgggcatggtggcacacacttgtaattctagctactagGATGGCtaaggcacaaaaatcacttgaacccggaagccaaaggctgcagtaagccaacatcatgccgctgcactccagcctgggcagcagagtgagactctgtctcaaaataataataataccaccaCCATGGAAAATAAGGTATCCATCCCCTTCATTTAtgctttgagttacaaacaaccTAGTTATACTCTTTCAGCTATTGTAAAGTGTATAAATTATtactgactgtagtcaccctattgtgttATCAACTACCAGGCCTGTTCATTTATTCTATTCATTTGTACCCATTCAATACTTGCTTCTCCCCACACCCCCACTAcccctcccagcctctgataGCTATCCTTCTACTGTGTCTTCAttgtttaccttttttattttttaattaattttttttttttttgagatggagtcttgctctgtcacccaggctggagtgcagtgttgcaatctcagctcactgcaacctccacctctctggttcaagcaattctcccatctcagcctccctagtaactgggattacaggcacatgccaccacgcccagctaatgctgtccaggctggtttgaactcctgagctcaagtgatccacccacctcggcctcccaaagtgctgggattacaggcatgagtcatcatgcctgggCTATTCTGCACTTAAACTTCCAAAATACTTTTTCCTTTGCAATAAATTGCTCTCTGCTGCATCACCTTTGCTGTGTGgttcttgtttaaattcttttttatttattttaattacttattctctttgagacagggtctcactatgttgcccaggctggtctcgaacttttgagctcaagcaatccgcccaccttggcctcccaaagtgccaggatgacAGGCAttagcctccacacccagcctaaattctTTGAAACTTAGAACTGCGGCCCCACAACAGCTGTCGATCATCGCACCactgccatccagcctgggcgacagtgcaggGCCTCCtctcacaaaaggaaaaagatatattaaaaaaaaaaaaacttaaaaaatatttttttttcttaaagacagggTATCCCAgtcatgcacagtggctcacgcctataatccttgcactttgggaggccaaggcgggtggatcatctgaggtcaggagttcaagaccaaccagggcaacatggtgaaattctgtctctactaaaaaaaatacaaaaattagctggacgtggtagaaggtgcttgtaatcccagctgctcgagaggctgaggcaggaaaatcacttgaacccgggaggcagaggttgcagggagtcgacatcgcaccactgccctccagtctgggctacagagtgagactcaagtcaaaaaaaaaaaaaaggatagggtctccctctgttgcccagaccatAGTGCAGTGAcacggtcatagctcactgcacccttgacctcccaggctcaagtgattctcctgtctcagcagcTAAGACTCccggcacgcatcaccatgcctagctaactttttaattttttgtggtgatggtctcgctatgttaaccaggctggtcttgaactcctggcctgaagtgatcctcctaccagGTCCTCCTTACaaagagctgggatgacaggcgtgaacctCCGTGCCCAGCCCCCCAAAGCTGCCTGTTCCTTGAGAACAATGTGTAGCAACGGGAGCTGAAGTGAGAGCAGTACCATGGGGAAGGGATAGGATTGCCACCCTGAGCTGTGTGACATTAGGCCAGACCCCTCTTCTCCAAGCGAGATCAACCACATGGGTGACCTTGGGAGCCCATGCCTGCTCAGACAGACTGGATTTTAGCTTCATAGGTGGATGAGAACCTGTGAGGATTCAGGGATGCTGGGAGAACCTTTTTCCTGCGAGAGCTTTTCAAACAGGGAAGAAACAGAGCCACCGTGGGCCCCGCTGAGGGAGGATCCTACCAGAAGACATCACCACTGTCTCGCTCCACGCCGGTGGTGACAGTGATGTCATCGATGTAGGCGGTGGGTGTCGTGTATCCAAGCACAGACCGCGACAGTCCCGCGTAGTTGAAGAAGTCAAAGTCCGTGTTCTGGACAAAGTAACCCTTGGGATACCTAGGGCGGGAGGACTGTGGTTCACTGGGCCCTTGCCATGGGCCTTTTGCCCTCAGCTCACATGCCTCCCCAgatccagggcctcctctcttcGAAGACCACCCTGACCCTAGCAGGAAGACCACAGGGTGGGGCAGGAAGGTGGGTGCGTGCAGTGGAGGCAGGATGGTACCCACTTGGAGGTGTCGGTCATGTACAGATGGTCCCTGGTGGCAGGGTGGGGGGCGAGCGTGTTGTTGATGGCAACAGTGACGCAGAGGCGGGGGGGCAGGGGCCCCACCTGGAACAGGCTGCTGATGTCGGCCTCGAAGGGGAGGTAGCCCCTTTCATGCTCTAGCGTGTCGACCCCATTCACCCACTGCAGACATAGGAGATATGCGCGGGCGGGGTAGGTTGGGGCATGAGGAGGGGCTCTGCTATCGGGCACTCCCTCATATAACCTGCAGCATGGGGCTCAGGGGCCTGCCAGCCAGACCAGAAGAATGACATCCCAGTGGGGTAGATCAGGCCACCTATCCCCCTACACAGGGCACAGCCCCCAGGGCAGGGTAAGGCCCCCCACCATCCCACTCCAGGAGACAGGCTGTGGGTGGCCGCTGGGGGTCTCATGCTGTTCAGCAACCATGCCCACCCACCTACCCTGCCTGCTCCTGGCCACACTGACCACGATGGCATAGAAGTGGGCACTACCAATCCTCAGCACCACTCTTGTGCACAGGTCCTGGATCCATCACTCCAGCAGAGTCACCTCCCGTTCATACCACACCCAGTTGACAAAATGCCACAGCTGCCAATCCTGGCCGATGTCATTGAAGCTGGAGGGAACCGGCATGTCCAAGGTGGGGCCCGACTGCGAAGAGAAGGGCCGGGCTCAGCTCCTAGGCCCCCAAAGGGATCCGGGACCACTGTGCCGCACAGCTGTGCCCCCAGGCCTAGCACAAGCCCTGACACATGGCAGGGACTCTTGGCGGAAAAGACATTTAACTTGACGACAGGTCAACTGCCAGGACGGTTTGTGAACCTGGGCCAGTGGGGCCAGGAGTTCCTCCTCGGAGCAGATGGAACCCAAATCTCCCGAGACCGGGATGAGCCCAGGGCCGTATCCCAGCCCAAGGCAAAAAGGTTCAGATCTGTGACTAAGAGGCAGATGACCCACTGCGTGTCACAGATACAAAGGTTGTCTGGGGGGATAGGGAGGCTTTGCTTAGGACACTGCAAGTGGGGCGCACACTGGCACCcagccctctcctcccttcctcctgtaCTGAATGCTGCAAAGTCAGAAAAAGAGGA from Piliocolobus tephrosceles isolate RC106 unplaced genomic scaffold, ASM277652v3 unscaffolded_27238, whole genome shotgun sequence carries:
- the LOC111522036 gene encoding LOW QUALITY PROTEIN: putative inactive beta-glucuronidase protein GUSBP11 (The sequence of the model RefSeq protein was modified relative to this genomic sequence to represent the inferred CDS: substituted 1 base at 1 genomic stop codon), which translates into the protein SGPTLDMPVPSSFNDIGQDWQLWHFVNWVWYEREVTLLEXWIQDLCTRVVLRIGSAHFYAIVWVNGVDTLEHERGYLPFEADISSLFQVGPLPPRLCVTVAINNTLAPHPATRDHLYMTDTSKYPKGYFVQNTDFDFFNYAGLSRSVLGYTTPTAYIDDITVTTGVERDSGDVFWCILN